A stretch of the Gracilinanus agilis isolate LMUSP501 chromosome 4, AgileGrace, whole genome shotgun sequence genome encodes the following:
- the RDM1 gene encoding RAD52 motif-containing protein 1, translating into MAELLSFTVPAGSDKTLFVWELSPGPGPESLQHSLFTVFSKFGLLYSVRVFPNAPGATPGFYAIIKFYSARDACSAQKACDQKQLFQNSPVKVRLCTRRKMHQYPIHPLNSFKCQELANYYLGFSGWSKRIITLQKLSDFKVKENTSPTKSSARQSLKYFCALEVVLPAYSCRSPGAGIAEEYVEQLEGPLEFLLKRKKTQKLAIQKALSDAFQKLLMVVLESGKVAVEYRSTEERDSATEEFKDLIQVNDVSWNQAYRGEEECLSDFSLEEE; encoded by the exons ATGGCTGAGCTGCTGAGTTTCACGGTCCCAGCTGGTTCTGACAAGACGCTGTTTGTGTGGGAGCTGAGCCCCGGGCCCGGGCCCGAGTCCCTGCAA CACTCTCTGTTCACAGTGTTCTCCAAGTTTGGCCTTCTCTATTCAGTACGAGTCTTCCCAAATGCTCCTGGGGCCACTCCTGGTTTCTATGCCATCATCAAGTTCTATTCAGCAAGAGATGCCTGCAGTGCACAAAAGGCATGTGACCAGAAACAGCTGTTTCAGAACTCTCCTGTGAAG GTTCGTCTTTGCACCAGACGCAAGATGCATCAGTATCCTATCCATCCGCTCAACAGCTTCAAATGCCAAGAACTGGCCAATTACTACTTAGGTTTCAGTGGATGGTCAAAACGAATCATCACG TTGCAGAAGCTTTCTGACTTCAAAGTAAAGGAAAACACAAGCCCCACCAAATCCTCTGCAAGGCAAAGTCTGAAGTACTTCTGTGCCCTAGAAGTGGTGTTACCTGCCTACTCATGTCGAAGTCCTGGTGCTGGCATTGCAGAAGAATATGTGGAGCAACTAGAAG GTCCATTAGAGTTTcttctgaaaaggaagaaaactcagaAGCTTGCCATTCAGAAAGCTTTATCAGATGCATTTCAAAAATTGTTGATGGTAGTTTTAG AAAGCGGTAAAGTGGCTGTGGAATACAGATCCACTGAAGAAAGAGATTCTGCAACAGAAGAATTCAAAGATTTGATTCAA GTCAATGATGTTTCGTGGAATCAGGCCTACCGAGGGGAAGAAGAGTGCCTCTCCGATTTCAGCCTCGAGGAAGAGTGA